The following DNA comes from Spirulina major PCC 6313.
CAAAATCGGGATTCATCCCCGCTATAAACATGGCCTCATTTCGTTGACGAGTGTTGCGAGTTTAGGACTAATATTTTGCCTGTTGAATTTTAATTTGGGTGCGTCGGTGTTTGAAGCGGATGTGACCCAAGCGGGGTTTATTGCGCGGTGGTTTGGCCCCCAAGTTCGTTTGGCATCCTTTGGCAGTTTGGCGAATAAATCCTATTCGATCTATTCGGCGGGGCCGCAGATTTACCCCATGAATGCCCAGATGAGCGATGGTTTGACGGTTGTGGTAGACAGTGCGGCGGATGAACTGTGGCTCTCGCCAGAAAATGGCAATGTGTTGTGGCCCAAGCATCACACCTACACCTTTGACCCGGTATTTGGGTCGGGGAGTCGGTGGGTGAGTGTGCTGACCCCGCCGCCCTTTGTGCAGTCCAATTTAGGGATGGCCTGGTCGGGGGGGATGGGACCATGGGAAGAGTTTGAGGGCGTAACGGGGCGCTGGTGTGGTGCGGATTGTTGGTTTGTGGCGAAAAGTTGCGGGGTGCGCGATCGCCTCGATCTAACCCTCGCCGCTCCTCGGCCTGATCTGGAGTCTGATCGTGCGATCGCGGCTGAATTGACTACCTATTCACTCCCAATAGACGGGCAATTTTCGCGCCAATCCCTCGGCAACATCACCAAACCCCTCAGCCAAGAAACCCTCCAAATCACCCCCCAAGACCCCCTGCCGATTGAGGTGGACGGTGCGACAGATACGGGCTGGTATCTCGTTCACGCCGAAACCTTTTCGACCTTTACGGAACCGCCTGCGGATGAAAACACCCCAGGGCGTGAGTTGGGAATGGCAATTTTAGAATCAGATTGTCAGGGGATTCAGTGATTTTTTGGCATAGCTCCGGAGTCGATGGACAGCCACACTATCTCACGGGAGCGGGATTGAGGGATGGCCTGAATGTGACCTTAACCCTGGGTTTGCCCCGACGTAATTCTAGGCGATCGCACCCTACCAGCTTCGTCCGGGTTAATGTCACAATGAAAGGCATTGATTCTATTCTCTGCACCCGTAAAACGACCGATGGCTAAGACCCCTCCATCCCTGACTGGACAAGCAATCCGTGAGCAATTTCTCAACTTCTACGCCGCCAAGCAGCACAAAATTCTCCCCAGTGCTTCCCTGGTGCCCGAAGATCCGACGGTATTGCTGACGATCGCGGGGATGTTGCCGTTTAAGCCGATTTTCCTCGGTCAGAAGCCCGCCCCCTGCGATCGCGCCACCACATCGCAAAAATGTATTCGCACCAACGACATTGAAAATGTGGGACGTACCGCCCGCCACCATACATTTTTTGAGATGTTGGGGAATTTTAGTTTTGGGGACTATTTCAAAGAGCAGGCGATCGCCTGGGCCTGGGAACTCTCCACCGAAGTTTTTGAATTACCGCCCGATCGCCTCGTGCCGAGTGTGTTCCGTGACGATGATGAAGCCTTTGCAATTTGGCGCGATCAGATTGGCATTCCGGCCCATCGGATTCAGCGCATGGGTGAGGAAGATAATTTTTGGAAATCTGGCCCCACGGGCCCCTGTGGGCCTTGTTCAGAAATTTATTACGACTTTCATCCTGAACTCGGTGATGAGGCGATTGATCTCGAAGATGATACGCGGTTTATTGAGTTTTATAACCTCGTATTTATGCAATATAACCGCGATGCGGAGGGAAATTTAACGCCCTTAGCCAAGCAAAATATTGATACGGGGATGGGCTTGGAGCGAATGGCGCAAATCCTCCAACAAGTGCCGAACAATTATGAAACGGATCTAATTTTTCCGATTATTGAAACAGCGGCTAAAATTGCAGGGATTGATTACGAAAAAGCTGATAAAAGCACCCAAGTTTCCTTAAAAGTGATTGGGGATCATGTGCGATCGGTGATGCATATGATTGCCGACGGCATCACGGCTTCAAATACCGATCGCGGCTATATTTTGCGGCGACTGATTCGGCGGGTGGTGCGTCATGGGCGCTTGATTGGCATTGAAGGGGCGTTTATTAATCAGGTGCTGGCCAGTGCGATCGCTGTTTCTGAATCGGCCTATCCCAATGTGCGCGAACGGCAAGGGGCGATTGAGGCGGAACTCACACGGGAGGAGACGCAATTCCTCAAAACCCTGAGCCGGGGTGAAAAACTGGTGGCGGACATCCTCGCGGCGAAACCGCAGCAGATCAGCGGTGTGGAAGCCTTCACCCTCTACGATACCTACGGGTTTCCGTTGGAATTGACCCAGGAAATCGCTGAAGAGCAGGGGATTACCGTCGATGTGGCGGGGTTTGAGGCGGCAATGGAGTTGCAGCGCGATCGCGCCCGTCAAGCCCACGAAACCATTGATCTCACCGTCCAAGAAAGCCTCGATCAACTGGCCCAAAACGTCCACCCGACGGAATTTCTCGGCTATACCGAAGTGCAAGCGACCGCGCAGATTGTGGCACTGTTGATCGATGGTAAAACCATGGAGCAAGCCAGCGCGGGTGCAGCGGTGCAAATTGTCCTCAACGAAACGCCCTTTTATGCGGAATCGGGGGGGCAAATTGGCGATCGCGGTTTCCTCAGTGGCGATGACGTGGTGATTCGCATTGACGATGTGCAAAAGGAATCGGGGATGTTCATCCATTACGGGCGCGTCGAACGGGGCACGGTGCAAACCGGCACAACCCTAACGGCAACCATCGATCGCGCCTGTCGCCGCCGCGTCCAAGCCAACCACAGCGCCACTCACCTCCTGCAAGCGGCGTTAAAATTACTCGTCGATCCGGCGGTGTCCCAAGCGGGTTCGCTGGTGGATTTCAATCGGCTCCGGTTCGATTTCAATCTGAATCGGGCCGTGAGTCGGGATGAATTGGCCCAAATCGAAGCCCAAATTAATACCTGGATCGCCGAAGCCCACGATGCAGATGTGGCGGTAATGCCCATCGACCAAGCCAAGGCTAAGGGCGCGACGGCGATGTTTGGCGAAAAATATGGTGCGGACGTGCGGGTGATTGATTTTCCGGGGGTGTCGATGGAACTCTGTGGCGGGACGCATGTGCGCAATACGGCGGAAATTGGCGCGTTTAAAATTATCAGCGAGGCGGGGATTTCGTCGGGGGTACGGCGGATTGAGGCGGTGGCGGGCCCGGCGATTCTGGATTATCTCGCGGTGCGGGATCAGGTGGTGCGGGAGTTGAGCGATCGCTTCAAAGCCCAACCCGAAGAACTCGTTGAACGGGTCGAGAAATTGCAAACGGATTTGAAAGCAACCCAGAAGGAACTAGAAGCCGCGAAGGGAGAATTAGCGATCGCCAAATCTGACCAACTCCTCAACGATGCCGAAACCGTGGGCGACTTCAAAATTCTGGTGGCTAATCTCGGCGACCTCGACCCCAAGGCCCTTCAAACTGCCGCCGAGCGCCTCCAACAAAAACTGGGTGAAAGTGCCGTCGTTCTTGCCTCCACCCCTGCCGCTGATAAAGTCTCCCTCGTGGCGGCCTTCAGTCCCCAGGTCAATCAGGCGAAAAAACTCCAAGCGGGTAAATTTATCGGCGGTATTGCTAAACTCTGTGGCGGCGGCGGCGGCGGTCGTCCCCACCTCGCCCAAGCCGGCGGCCGCGACGCGAGCCAACTCCCCGCCGCCCTCGACACCGCCAAAACCCAACTGCGCGACGCTTTGCAGTAGCCCTCTCCCTAAATCTCTCTCCCGCCAGGAGAGAGACTTTGAGCCGTTCCCCTCGCCCGTGGGAGAGGGGCTAGGGGCGAGGGTTCCAGAGGTAAGGGCTAATCCAAATTCGCTAAAAACTCCGCCACCGACTCCGCAAACTGCGCATCATTATATTGTTCCAAAATGCGATGATAGGCCACCCGTTGGCGATCGCGCACCTGTTGCGGATAGCGCAGCGCATAGATCAACTTTTCCCGAAATGATTCAAGGTCAAGGGGTTCACAGAGCAAGATGCGATCGGCCGCATCCCCCAACGCCTCCGTAATCAACGGAATCCGCGTCGCCACCACCGGCGTATTGAGCGTCAACGCCTCAAAAATTTGCGGCGGAAAATTCCCCTCCATCGTCGAAGTAAACGGCAACGCCGCTGCATGCTGATAGAGCCAGTTCAATTCTCCATCAGATACATCTTCGAGCAAAATCACCCGCTCCTGAAACGGTAATTGGGTATATCTTGCCCAGGTTGCCGGATGAATTCGAATATTTGCTGTCAAGACCAACTTTAAATCTGGCAGCATTTCACCCAAATCCTGGAATAGTTTCAGCAAAAATGATAACTGCTTATTCGGCCGATCCTGAGTCGGATAAAACAAGTACCGCCCCTCGCCAATGATCGTCATCAACTGGCGCTCATTTGCTGGATCAATAGTTTCCGTTTTCTGGGTCAGTAGCGGAATTGGAAACATTGTGATCTTCTTGGGATCAACTTCAAGAACCGTATTGGGTAAATAGGACTGTGTAAATGCTGAAGGTGTAAAAATCGATGTTGCTTGGTGAACGATGGTGTAACCGATGCGATCGTGCCAATGGTCTAAACTGCCCGCAAACTTTTGCCCCCCGAAAAAGTGCGGCATATAGTCTGGCAAATACACGATCGTCTTTTTCTGAATTAAGGCACTCTCTGGAAATAGATAATAATGGGGAACCCAAACATAAGCCGCTTGCTCATCTTGATTCACCGTTTCTAAATATTCCAACTCGTTATACACCACCAAATGGTCATAACGACGGTTGACAATATTACTATATTTTTTGATGATTTTCGGATGCACTTTAAGGCGTTTCATCACTGCCGTTCCCGCCTTCAATCCCACTAAACCAAGAGCCAAAAACGGCAAGGCTGTAAAATGAATCGCCAACCGCTTCAACCATACCCACTGCCAAAACCGCAACCAACCCGCCTTAATATTTTTACGCCGATGTACAACTTGGGCCGTCCATTGCGATCGCTGTTGAATCCACGGCCAAAACCACCGCCACGTCGTCGTATACTGGCGACGCAGTTGCACCAGCGCCTTCCGTACCTTGGACTGATACCGTAACTCCGTATCTTCTGGATCAAGGAGCAAAAATTTCATCCGCCCTGGGTAGCGATGCGCCTCGAAAAATCCATAACAGGCTTCCAACTGACCCGCCCGACAGGTAATCACCACCTGATACTCTGTCTTCGCCAACGCCGCCTCCACAAACTTCCGCACCACACGCGGAATCCCCTCCGACGACAAATATTGCCCCTGCTCATTCAACCGCACAATCGGCCCCGGAAAATGAAACAGCACATAAAGCCGTTGCAACTGCTCTGATGGTTCCGCCTCACGACTCGCAGGCGATCGCAATAAAACAGGTTGTGATGAAGTGCGATCGTGCTGCAATGTAGCGATCGCCTCCCGCCACGCCTGACCTGATCCCAACGGCACAACCCGCATCCGCTGCTTTAACCAGTCATGCTCACCCACCAACGCTGACGCATCATAGGGCAAAATCCAAAAATCACCCCGCTCCTGAATCACCCGAAAATAGTTTAACTGCCAAAATCTCTGCGAAAGTTGACCCGGCAGATCATATGAACGATAAAACACCCGACCAGCATAGCGCGTCAGAATGCGCCCTAAATAACGAGGATCGGAAACAATCACCACATCAATCTCAGAATAGTGGCGCGGTGTTGCGTCTGCCGCTGGATTGCCCGCCCCTTGCTGTATCCAGTCACCGTAGAGGTGTTCTAAAAAATCTGGCTGTAGCCCCAAGTGATCGAGAATCGGCTGATTTGATGCTACAATCTGCCTGATTGACGGAGCTGAAGTAAACATCACCAAAATATGGAAGTCTTGCGATCGCAAGATCTCAAGTTCATCATTTGAGGGGCGATCGCCAACCCAAATAACCGTTAAAGACTGTTTAACATTCATAAATACCGTTTCATCTTAATCCACCATCAATCAATCAATCTTTATACCGCAATGCAACCTGCTCCTTGCAGCACCAGAGCAAACCATATTATGTCATCTTTCACGCCTTGATTTTGTGAAACTCAAAAAAAATGAAGCGACTCAAATCAATTGCGCGAAAAATCAAAATCAAACTCATTAATCTGGGGTTCAAAATTATTCAATTTTTGGATTTCTTGAGAATCCAAATCATTTTAACCCTAGGGAATCAAAGCCACTCACACCAAACACCACAACTTCTAGTTGACATCTCCGAGCTAGTTCAAGAAGACGTTAAGTCCGGCATCCAGCGAGTCGTTCGGAGTATCACCCTAGAATTCCTCAAAAACCCACCCGACGGTTATCAAGTTGAACCCATCTACTTCGACGGCCGAACCTACCGCTACGCCCGCCACTTCACCCATCACACCTTCGGCATTGAGCAGGCTGATGTGAATGATCGGAGAATAGCGATCGCCCCTCACGACATCTTCCTCGGACTCGACCTCAACTTTCGCTTCATGCCCGCCATCACCCGCGCCTGGTGGCAACTCAAACACCACAACCTCAAAATTTACTTCATCGTCTACGACATCCTCCTCATCCGCCACCCCGAATGGTGGCCCCCCGGAGCCGATAACCTCCTCCGCCATTGGCTCGTCACCGTCGCCGAAATTGCCACCGGCCTCATCTGTATCTCCAAAGCCGTCGCCGACGACGTGACCGACTGGCTACAACACGAATCCTCATTCCCCCACCCCCTCCCCAAAATCACCCACTTCCACCTCGGAGCCGACATCGAAAACAGTGTCCCCACCACCGGACTCCCCAACAACGCCAACACCGTCCTCACCCTCCTCAAACAACGCCCTAGCTTCCTCATGGTCGGCACCCTAGAACCCCGCAAAGGCCATCAGCAAGCCCTTGATGCATTCAACCTACTCTGGCAAGATAACCTAGATATCAACCTCGTCATCGTCGGCAAAGAAGGCTGGCTCGTCGAATCCCTTATCCACCAAATCAACACCCACCCCAAACTCCATCAAAACCTCTTTTGGCTCCAATCCATCAGCGACGAATACCTCGAAAAAATCTATGAATCCAGCACCGCTCTCCTCGCCGCCTCCTACGGCGAAGGCTTTGGCCTCCCCCTCATCGAAGCCGCCCGCCGCAACCTCCCCATCATCGCCCGCGACATCCCCGTCTTCCGCGAAATCGCCGGTCAATCGATACATTACTTCCATGCCAACCACCCTCAAGATTTTAGCCAGTTATTGCAAGCCTGGCTAAGACTAGATGAAAGTCAGAAGATAATATCGCAAAAAATAATTTGGCTAACTTGGTCACAAAGCTCAAATCAACTATTTAAAATAATATTTTGTGGCAAAAATTCTGACTAGCATGAAGAACATACTTAAAATTGACTTTTCGATTCTCATTTTTTTGATGCCAGTAACCCTTTATCTCTTTCTCTTATTTTTTTGGCACATTAATGATTTTTACAACATCACAGGAGACGAACCACACTACCTGATCACTGTAGATTCAATCGTTAATGATTTTGATCTAAAAGTGCAAAATAATTATCAGCAAGAAACACTTGTGTCAAGATCTTTTGGTGGCAGTCTAGCACCACATGCCTACTATTCACCATCTGGTTATAGTATTCATGGTATTGGAATAGCAATTCTGTTGGCTTTTCCATATTATATTGCAGGAGTAATAGGAACCAAAATATTTTTGGCTGTCTTATTTGGTATATCCATTCCATTTATTTCTTATAAAATTGTATCCGAGGTTAGTAAATCAAAGCGATGGTCTACTGTGATATCGCTAGCTTTCTCATGTTCATTACCATTTTATGCAGCAAGTAACCAAATATTTCCAGACTTGATCACCGGAGTAATTATCACATATGCAACGTATTGTCTGATTCTTTGTGAGCCAAAACGAAAATCCGTAAAATCCTGGATTATATTATTGCTTTTAATTTCATTTTTGCCTTGGCTCAGAATGAGTTTCATACTCCCATTTTCTATATTGACCTTCTACAGTGTTGTTTTGAACACAAGAAGGGTTGATGGGATTTATGAGATTTCCAATAAATTGCTTTTTTTGATTCCAGTATTGTCTGTTGTTCTCATTGCTTTTTACAATAAAGTTGCATTTCAGAATTTCCTAAATCCATATGGAAAGCAAGTTTTTACATTCACCATTAATGAAATCGGATTAGCTTTTTTAGGGCTGGTATATGATCAAAAGCAAGGTTCACTTTTACAAAATCCATTGCTTATTATTGGTTTTTTTGGATTATTTTTGTTCTATAAAAATAATAAAAATGGGTTGTTACTAGTATTGAGTCTCTATGTTTCAATCAATTTACCTAATTCAATGCTAACTCTTCCAAGTTTGTATGGAGGATTATCTTTTGTTGGAAGATTTGCATGGAGTTCTATTGGTTTATGGCTTTTTCCACTAGCTTATGCTGTGCGTTTAGCTTTATCTTTTCAATCAATTAAACTCAACCGAATATTAATTTTTTTAATGACCATAAATATGTTAACTCAAGTATCATTTTATCGCGTAGCTCTCACTTACAATCATTTTTTATACAACACAAATATTCAAAACATTGAAAATACAACTAATAATTTGTACAAAGAAGTTTTTCTGCCCGTCAAGGGTCTCACTGGAAACATATTTGAAATTGAAAAACTACTACCTTATTATCATGATCTTGAAACCTATGCTAGTCATCCTCCTAATTACTTATTTTTGATGCTCAGTATGTCTCTAATATATATCGGAAAAATATGTTACAGTAAGACAGATTTGAAAAATATCAAGAATTCAAAATTCTAATGTTTATAGATATGAATATACTTTTAACGAAATTAGTACTAGTGATATCGATAGCTGCTAATATCACTTTTTTTGTATTATCTTATTACACAAGAGTTATCAATCAGTTTTACTTTTTTAATAGTGACTCTCTTTATATTCCATCACTATATAAAGATTTATTTTATGGTAATGGATCATTTTGGGATTGGTTTTTAACACCAGCACCTTATTTTTTTCCTGATATGTTGCTTTATATTGCTGCATCTGTCTTTCATGATGATGATTCCTATAATGCGATCGTAACTTTTGGAATACTTCAGCTATGTTTTACATTTTTAGTTTCATATCTTATTTTTAGGATTTTTTTTGATACAACACTTTCACTGATTTTTTGTGCTTTTTCAAGTATTCTTTTAATTCCATTAGTGATTCAAAGCTTTGGAGTTTTTAAGTATGCAGGCTTTAGTGCTTTTCACTATGGAGCAACTTTATCTTCTTTATTATGTATATTAATGCTCTTCTATTTTTTAGACTTATTTTGTAATCAAAATAAAAAGGCAAGGAAAATCAAGAAAATATCGTTTTTTTTCTTATACTCTACTGTGATTGGTATTTCTATAGCATCTGACAAACTATTTTTATTGATTTTTTGTGCCCCAATTTTGACATACTGGCTTTACAAATTAATTCTTATTTTACGACATTTATCTATTAAGATTAAGACAGGTATTTTAATTCGTAACTCTCTTATCGCCTTGACAGTCACTATCATTTGGACGGGTTTAACGGGAGATAAAGCTATTGCCACTGAAGAACTCTTAATCGGTTTAATTGGCAGCATTATTTTGACACTTGTCTTTTACTATCTTGAACGAAAAGTAAAAAAACAAAATCAAAATTTATCAGAATTTGATCATATATCATTGCTGCTATTAGTTTCTTTTATCTCTAGTGTTGTTTTTACAGAAATTCTTGTTGTGCATGAAACTGAATACTTAAATCTTGTATTCGGATTTCAAAAATTCAATGAAAGCTTAGATATTATAAGACAGTTCTTTGATGACCTTTTGAATAAAGATATACTTACATTTGCATGTATTGTCATTTCTCTGGTTCTTGGTTTATGTATTTTAATACACTATCTGGTTTTCACATCAAAGTCACACAGGGATCAAAAAAGTGCTTTGAATCTAGTGAAAAAAAAGATAGCTATGCTTTCTTTGATTTCTACAGGAGGAAGTTTTGTCACTGTTTTTGTAGTCTGTATGAATGAATCCTGGTATGTAGGAGACAGATATGTCATTAATATATTCATTATTCCGCTTATTTCGCTTTTTCCTTTAATTAAGTACTTTTTAATCACAAATAAAATATTTTCTTTGTCAAATAAAGTTAGGAAATACTCGCATACTATGTTTGTAGTTTTATTGATAGTTGTAATGACATCAAAATCAACTTTAGCTAGTAGCATTTTGGACAAAACATTGGCTGGAGAAATATATACAGAATATTATCCAAGTGAGATTCAGTGCTTAGATCAAGCAGTTGAAAAATACAACTTAAAAGAGGGAATTTCAGGCTATTGGCATGCAAAATGGGCCTATATTTTGAGCAAACATGACATTACAATGGCACAGTATGATTATAATCATAAGCCAATGACATGGATTACAAGTGACGGATGGTACAGAGACACATATGATTTTGCACTAATTATTACCCTACAAAATTATGATCCGGGGTTTAATTTGAATAGAAAATCTTTGATTGAGCTGAATGGAGAGCCGGAAGTAGTAATCACTTGTCCAGTATTTGATGTATTAGCTTATCCGACTCGAAAGCTGAAAATTGAACCTATTGAGCCACAAAATTTGTGATAGATAGTATTCTGATTGATTTGACACCAGTGGATGGGCGGCCGAGTGGGGTGGGGTTGTATGTGTATCATTTGGTGCGGGAGTTGTGGGGGTTGGATTGTGGGGTTTGGGGGGTGTATCAGCCGGGGTTGAAGAATTGGCTGCGGGGGAGGCGGGAGTTGCCGGGGGTGTTGCGGGCGTTTAACGATCGCATCCACCCTTTCCCCTGCCCTGTCCGTCTGTCTAATCTGCTGCTGGACTATTGGCCACAGTTTTTCGCGAAATTTTTAGAACCAAGGTTGGGCTACCCAGATATTTTTCATGGCACGAATTACACGGTGTTTCCGTTGAAGCGGAGCCGCCAGGTTTTGACAATTTATGATGTTACCTTTGCGCGATATCCTCAGTATGTAAATCAGGTGGTGCAGCAGTACGAGCGGAGGGTGCGTAAATGCCTGCAATGGACGGATTTAGTGATTACGATTTCGGAGAGTTCTAAGCGAGATATTGTGCAGTATTTAGGAGTTGAACCGGAACGGGTCTGGGTGACGCCGTTGGCGAGTCGCTATACGTTCAACGATGTTCAGCGCCTAACACAAGAAAATCAGGCGATGCGATCGCCTTTCAATCACCCCACGCCCTATCTTCTTTTTGTGAGTACGATTGAGCCGCGCAAGAATGTTTTAAGCTTGATCCGAGCCTTTAATTACTTAAAAGAACATCATAAAATCCCCCATCAATTAGTGCTCATTGGGCGCAAGGGTTGGCTTTATGAACCTATTTTTGAGGCATTGGCGCGATCGCCCTACTGTGAAGAAATTCACCATCTTGATTATGTTGCTGATCAGGTGGTGGCGCAGTATTATCATCATGCGGATGCGGTGGTGTATCCGTCCCATTATGAAGGATTTGGTTTACCTGTTTTGGAAGCGATGATGTTTGGGGCTCCCGTCGTCACGTCGAATACGTCATCATTACCTGAAGTGGCTGGGGATGCGGCGGTAATGGTGTATCCGGATGATCCGCTAGCATTAGCTGAGGGCATTTTTAAGGTGATTCACGATCGCACCTTCCGTCGTGACTTAATTCAACGTGGTCAGCAGCAAGCGACTCGGTTTTCATGGCGATATACAGCCCAGGAAACACTCAAGGCATATCAATCATTGCTTTAAGTTTTTATGATTTATTCGGTTTTAAAACTGATTCGTGTCCATCAGTGGGTTAAAAATGGGTTTGTTTTTGCGCCGGTATTTTTTGCATCGCGGTTAAATCAAAGTGCCGTATGGGGACAGATGGCGATCGCATTCCTAGCATTTTCCTTGATGGCGAGTTGTATTTATGTAATTAATGACTATGTGGATATTGAGCGCGATCGCCTCCACCCCACAAAGTGTCAACGTCCCTTAGCTTCAGGTGCAATTACCAAGCCACAGGCAAAGGGGCTTGTATTGCTTTTACTGGTTCTTGCTGTCGCTTTAAGCATAACGCTGCCTTGGCCAGCAATTTGGATTGTTTTGGGCTATTTTGTGATGAATTTGTTCTATAGCTTTAAGCTTAAACACATTGCGATTCTTGATATTA
Coding sequences within:
- the alaS gene encoding alanine--tRNA ligase: MAKTPPSLTGQAIREQFLNFYAAKQHKILPSASLVPEDPTVLLTIAGMLPFKPIFLGQKPAPCDRATTSQKCIRTNDIENVGRTARHHTFFEMLGNFSFGDYFKEQAIAWAWELSTEVFELPPDRLVPSVFRDDDEAFAIWRDQIGIPAHRIQRMGEEDNFWKSGPTGPCGPCSEIYYDFHPELGDEAIDLEDDTRFIEFYNLVFMQYNRDAEGNLTPLAKQNIDTGMGLERMAQILQQVPNNYETDLIFPIIETAAKIAGIDYEKADKSTQVSLKVIGDHVRSVMHMIADGITASNTDRGYILRRLIRRVVRHGRLIGIEGAFINQVLASAIAVSESAYPNVRERQGAIEAELTREETQFLKTLSRGEKLVADILAAKPQQISGVEAFTLYDTYGFPLELTQEIAEEQGITVDVAGFEAAMELQRDRARQAHETIDLTVQESLDQLAQNVHPTEFLGYTEVQATAQIVALLIDGKTMEQASAGAAVQIVLNETPFYAESGGQIGDRGFLSGDDVVIRIDDVQKESGMFIHYGRVERGTVQTGTTLTATIDRACRRRVQANHSATHLLQAALKLLVDPAVSQAGSLVDFNRLRFDFNLNRAVSRDELAQIEAQINTWIAEAHDADVAVMPIDQAKAKGATAMFGEKYGADVRVIDFPGVSMELCGGTHVRNTAEIGAFKIISEAGISSGVRRIEAVAGPAILDYLAVRDQVVRELSDRFKAQPEELVERVEKLQTDLKATQKELEAAKGELAIAKSDQLLNDAETVGDFKILVANLGDLDPKALQTAAERLQQKLGESAVVLASTPAADKVSLVAAFSPQVNQAKKLQAGKFIGGIAKLCGGGGGGRPHLAQAGGRDASQLPAALDTAKTQLRDALQ
- a CDS encoding glycosyltransferase, producing the protein MNVKQSLTVIWVGDRPSNDELEILRSQDFHILVMFTSAPSIRQIVASNQPILDHLGLQPDFLEHLYGDWIQQGAGNPAADATPRHYSEIDVVIVSDPRYLGRILTRYAGRVFYRSYDLPGQLSQRFWQLNYFRVIQERGDFWILPYDASALVGEHDWLKQRMRVVPLGSGQAWREAIATLQHDRTSSQPVLLRSPASREAEPSEQLQRLYVLFHFPGPIVRLNEQGQYLSSEGIPRVVRKFVEAALAKTEYQVVITCRAGQLEACYGFFEAHRYPGRMKFLLLDPEDTELRYQSKVRKALVQLRRQYTTTWRWFWPWIQQRSQWTAQVVHRRKNIKAGWLRFWQWVWLKRLAIHFTALPFLALGLVGLKAGTAVMKRLKVHPKIIKKYSNIVNRRYDHLVVYNELEYLETVNQDEQAAYVWVPHYYLFPESALIQKKTIVYLPDYMPHFFGGQKFAGSLDHWHDRIGYTIVHQATSIFTPSAFTQSYLPNTVLEVDPKKITMFPIPLLTQKTETIDPANERQLMTIIGEGRYLFYPTQDRPNKQLSFLLKLFQDLGEMLPDLKLVLTANIRIHPATWARYTQLPFQERVILLEDVSDGELNWLYQHAAALPFTSTMEGNFPPQIFEALTLNTPVVATRIPLITEALGDAADRILLCEPLDLESFREKLIYALRYPQQVRDRQRVAYHRILEQYNDAQFAESVAEFLANLD
- a CDS encoding glycosyltransferase family 4 protein, yielding MKRLKSIARKIKIKLINLGFKIIQFLDFLRIQIILTLGNQSHSHQTPQLLVDISELVQEDVKSGIQRVVRSITLEFLKNPPDGYQVEPIYFDGRTYRYARHFTHHTFGIEQADVNDRRIAIAPHDIFLGLDLNFRFMPAITRAWWQLKHHNLKIYFIVYDILLIRHPEWWPPGADNLLRHWLVTVAEIATGLICISKAVADDVTDWLQHESSFPHPLPKITHFHLGADIENSVPTTGLPNNANTVLTLLKQRPSFLMVGTLEPRKGHQQALDAFNLLWQDNLDINLVIVGKEGWLVESLIHQINTHPKLHQNLFWLQSISDEYLEKIYESSTALLAASYGEGFGLPLIEAARRNLPIIARDIPVFREIAGQSIHYFHANHPQDFSQLLQAWLRLDESQKIISQKIIWLTWSQSSNQLFKIIFCGKNSD
- a CDS encoding glycosyltransferase family 4 protein; this translates as MIDSILIDLTPVDGRPSGVGLYVYHLVRELWGLDCGVWGVYQPGLKNWLRGRRELPGVLRAFNDRIHPFPCPVRLSNLLLDYWPQFFAKFLEPRLGYPDIFHGTNYTVFPLKRSRQVLTIYDVTFARYPQYVNQVVQQYERRVRKCLQWTDLVITISESSKRDIVQYLGVEPERVWVTPLASRYTFNDVQRLTQENQAMRSPFNHPTPYLLFVSTIEPRKNVLSLIRAFNYLKEHHKIPHQLVLIGRKGWLYEPIFEALARSPYCEEIHHLDYVADQVVAQYYHHADAVVYPSHYEGFGLPVLEAMMFGAPVVTSNTSSLPEVAGDAAVMVYPDDPLALAEGIFKVIHDRTFRRDLIQRGQQQATRFSWRYTAQETLKAYQSLL